One segment of Coffea arabica cultivar ET-39 chromosome 7c, Coffea Arabica ET-39 HiFi, whole genome shotgun sequence DNA contains the following:
- the LOC113699350 gene encoding adenylyl-sulfate kinase 3: protein MIGVTNKSLILLGCPELDFGKSTSSSSRKLGFPKQRVPVSFHFCGINKGLSGGPPVRSSFLVPLKAMDGSRTSSTASSSYLNDKVANFPEIHLSGCNSDDNVTVNDCKAVLKTSTVGNSTNIVWHKCSVEKSDRQELLGQKGCVIWITGLSGSGKSTLACALCRGLHARGKLTYILDGDNVRHGLNRDLSFKAEDRAENIRRIGEVAKLFADAGVICIASLISPYRKDRDACRALLPDGAFIEVFMDVPLQVCEARDPKGLYKLARAGKIKGFTGIDDPYEPPLNSEIVLHQKVGLCDSPHALAETVISYLEEKGYLEP, encoded by the exons ATGATTGGGGTTACCAATAAGTCGTTGATTCTCCTGGGCTGTCCTGAGTTGGACTTTGGGAAATCGACGTCGTCATCGTCCAGGAAGTTAGGGTTCCCTAAGCAACGGGTACCGGTTAGCTTTCATTTCTGTGGAATTAATAAAGGCTTGAGTGGTGGTCCCCCAGTGAGATCGAGCTTTCTGGTGCCACTTAAGGCAATGGACGGCTCCAGAACGTCGTCGACGGCGTCTTCGTCCTACCTCAATGACAAAGTTGCCAACTTTCCCGAAATTCACCTTTCTGGTTGCAATTCCGACGATAACGTCACAGTAAATGATT GTAAAGCTGTGTTGAAAACGTCTACAGTGGGGAATTCAACGAATATAGTTTGGCACAAATGTTCTGTGGAAAAAAGTGACAGGCAGGAGTTGCTTGGGCAAAAAGGTTGTGTCATATGGATTACCGGTCTAAGCGGTTCAG GAAAGAGCACCTTGGCATGTGCTTTATGCAGAGGGTTGCATGCCAGGGGAAAGCTTACTTACATACTTGATGGTGATAACGTTCGGCATGGTCTCAATCGTGATCTTAGCTTTAAAGCAGAAGATCGAGCAGAGAACATTAGAAGGATCG GTGAAGTTGCAAAGCTCTTTGCTGATGCTGGAGTTATTTGCATCGCCAGTTTGATATCTCCCTACAGAAAGGACCGAGATGCCTGTCGTGCTTTGCTGCCAGATGGGGCTTTCATTGAG GTCTTCATGGATGTGCCTCTGCAAGTTTGTGAGGCAAGGGACCCTAAGGGCTTGTACAAACTTGCACGAGCTGGAAAAATTAAAG GCTTCACAGGGATTGATGACCCATACGAGCCACCACTTAATTCAGAG ATAGTGTTACACCAGAAGGTTGGGCTATGTGATTCTCCACATGCTTTGGCTGAAACAGTGATCTCATACTTGGAGGAAAAAGGATACCTGGAGCCATAA
- the LOC113699189 gene encoding peptidyl-prolyl cis-trans isomerase CYP65 isoform X3, whose product MGKKQHSKDRLFLTKTEWATEWGGAKSKEIRTPFKRLPFYCCALTFTPFEDPVCTKDGNVFDIIVIHYCVYAGEYHCPVLNKVFTEFTHIVAVKTTGNVFCYEAIKELNLKTKNWKELLTDEPFTREDLITIQNPNALDSRALLDFDHVKNSLKVDDEALKRMESDPTYNINVTGDIKQMLKELGTEQAKEIALHGGGGIKAKNERAAALEAILAARSRIKDESNGNGESAKKAYSIVDAASASVHGRSANSAKSASDDKTAARIALHMAGERTPVNAKLVKSRFTTGAASRSFTSTAFDPVTQNEYEYIKVEKNPKKKGYVRLQTTHGDLNIELHCDITPRTCENFISLCERGYYNGVAFHRNIRNFMIQGGDPTGTGKGGESIWGKPFKDELNSKLLHSGRGVVSMANSGPHTNGSQFFILYKSANHLNFKHTVFGGVVGGLTTLSAMEKVPVDDDDRPLEEIKITEVEIYVNPYAESDEEDEKKSTNENNAEDEENDKVGSWYSNPGTGTSGSQGLGGGVGKYLKARNSQVESTTAVDSSQPAVSVTKKRKVGVSTGEYKNFSSCS is encoded by the exons ATGGGGAAGAAACAGCACAGCAAAGATCGGTTGTTCCTAACGAAGACGGAATGGGCAACGGAGTGGGGAGGtgcaaaatccaaagaaattcgcACGCCTTTCAAACGCCTCCCTTTCTATTGCTGCGC TCTTACGTTCACCCCATTCGAGGATCCGGTTTGCACCAAAGACGGCAACGTCTTCGACATCAT TGTTATCCATTATTGTGTTTATGCAGGCGAATATCATTGTCCAGTGCTGAATAAGGTTTTTACAGAGTTTACACACATAGTTGCAGTGAAGACTACTGGGAATGTGTTCTGTTATGAG GCTATTAAAGAACTAAACCTTAAAACCAAGAACTGGAAGGAGCTCCTTACAGATGAACCATTCACTAGGGAAGACCTAATAACTATACAA AATCCAAATGCACTCGACAGCAGGGCTCTCCTTGATTTTGATCACGTCAAAAATAGTTTGAAAGTTGACGATGAAG CATTAAAAAGGATGGAATCAGATCCCACATATAATATAAATGTTACTGGGGATATCAAGCAGATGCTAAAGGAACTTGGCACTGAACAAGCAAAGGAAATTGCTCTGCATGGTGGAGGTGGAATCAAGGCAAAAAATGAAAGAGCTGCTGCACTTGAGGCTATATTGGCTGCAAGGTCACGCATAAAGGATGAGTCCAATGGGAATGGTGAGTCAGCCAAGAAGGCTTATAGTATTGTGGATGCTGCTTCTGCCTCTGTTCATGGAAGAAGTGCAAATTCTGCAAAGTCTGCTTCAGATGATAAAACAGCTGCTAGAATAGCTTTGCACATGGCGGGTGAGAGGACGCCAGTGAATGCCAAGCTG GTAAAGAGTCGTTTTACCACTGGTGCTGCTTCGCGGTCCTTCACTTCTACTGCTTTTGATCCTGTTACCCAAAATGAGTATGAGTACATCAAAGTTGAGAAGAACCCAAAGAAGAAAGGCTATGTTCGCCTGCAAACAACACACGGTGATCTAAATATTGAGCTGCACTGTGATATAACTCCAAGAACATGCGAGAACTTCATCAGTTTATGTGAACGTGGGTATTACAATGGAGTAGCTTTCCACAGAAATATAAG GAACTTTATGATTCAAGGTGGAGATCCCACTGGGACTGGAAAAGGGGGTGAGTCGATATGGGGAAAGCCCTTCAAAGATGAACTAAACTCTAAATTGCTTCATTCTGGAAGGGGTGTTGTTAGCATGGCCAACTCTGGTCCTCACACAAATGGTTCACAGTTCTTCATCCTGTACAAATCTGCAAATCATTTGAACTTCAAACACACagtgtttggtggagttgtagGAGGTTTGACAACGCTTTCTGCCATGGAGAAGGTCCCTGTTGATGATGATGACCGACCTCTG GAAGAAATCAAGATAACTGAAGTAGAAATATATGTCAATCCTTATGCAGAATCTGATGAAGAGGATGAGAAGAAGAGTACTAATGAGAACAATgctgaagatgaagaaaat GATAAGGTTGGCTCATGGTACAGCAATCCAGGGACTGGAACTTCAGGGAGTCAAGGTTTGGGTGGTGGTGTAGGGAAGTACTTGAAAGCAAGGAATTCACAGGTTGAGTCTACTACTGCTGTTGACAGCAGTCAACCCGCGGTTTCTgtgacaaagaaaagaaaagtaggTGTCTCAACAggagaatataaaaatttttcttcgTG TAGCTGA
- the LOC113699189 gene encoding peptidyl-prolyl cis-trans isomerase CYP65 isoform X1 — translation MGKKQHSKDRLFLTKTEWATEWGGAKSKEIRTPFKRLPFYCCALTFTPFEDPVCTKDGNVFDIMNIVPYIRKFGKNPVTGAPLKPEDLIPLTFHKNAEGEYHCPVLNKVFTEFTHIVAVKTTGNVFCYEAIKELNLKTKNWKELLTDEPFTREDLITIQNPNALDSRALLDFDHVKNSLKVDDEALKRMESDPTYNINVTGDIKQMLKELGTEQAKEIALHGGGGIKAKNERAAALEAILAARSRIKDESNGNGESAKKAYSIVDAASASVHGRSANSAKSASDDKTAARIALHMAGERTPVNAKLVKSRFTTGAASRSFTSTAFDPVTQNEYEYIKVEKNPKKKGYVRLQTTHGDLNIELHCDITPRTCENFISLCERGYYNGVAFHRNIRNFMIQGGDPTGTGKGGESIWGKPFKDELNSKLLHSGRGVVSMANSGPHTNGSQFFILYKSANHLNFKHTVFGGVVGGLTTLSAMEKVPVDDDDRPLEEIKITEVEIYVNPYAESDEEDEKKSTNENNAEDEENDKVGSWYSNPGTGTSGSQGLGGGVGKYLKARNSQVESTTAVDSSQPAVSVTKKRKVGVSTGEYKNFSSCS, via the exons ATGGGGAAGAAACAGCACAGCAAAGATCGGTTGTTCCTAACGAAGACGGAATGGGCAACGGAGTGGGGAGGtgcaaaatccaaagaaattcgcACGCCTTTCAAACGCCTCCCTTTCTATTGCTGCGC TCTTACGTTCACCCCATTCGAGGATCCGGTTTGCACCAAAGACGGCAACGTCTTCGACATCAT GAACATAGTTCCTTACATTAGGAAGTTTGGGAAGAATCCGGTTACCGGGGCTCCGCTCAAGCCAGAGGACTTAATTCCACTTACTTTCCATAAGAATGCTGAAG GCGAATATCATTGTCCAGTGCTGAATAAGGTTTTTACAGAGTTTACACACATAGTTGCAGTGAAGACTACTGGGAATGTGTTCTGTTATGAG GCTATTAAAGAACTAAACCTTAAAACCAAGAACTGGAAGGAGCTCCTTACAGATGAACCATTCACTAGGGAAGACCTAATAACTATACAA AATCCAAATGCACTCGACAGCAGGGCTCTCCTTGATTTTGATCACGTCAAAAATAGTTTGAAAGTTGACGATGAAG CATTAAAAAGGATGGAATCAGATCCCACATATAATATAAATGTTACTGGGGATATCAAGCAGATGCTAAAGGAACTTGGCACTGAACAAGCAAAGGAAATTGCTCTGCATGGTGGAGGTGGAATCAAGGCAAAAAATGAAAGAGCTGCTGCACTTGAGGCTATATTGGCTGCAAGGTCACGCATAAAGGATGAGTCCAATGGGAATGGTGAGTCAGCCAAGAAGGCTTATAGTATTGTGGATGCTGCTTCTGCCTCTGTTCATGGAAGAAGTGCAAATTCTGCAAAGTCTGCTTCAGATGATAAAACAGCTGCTAGAATAGCTTTGCACATGGCGGGTGAGAGGACGCCAGTGAATGCCAAGCTG GTAAAGAGTCGTTTTACCACTGGTGCTGCTTCGCGGTCCTTCACTTCTACTGCTTTTGATCCTGTTACCCAAAATGAGTATGAGTACATCAAAGTTGAGAAGAACCCAAAGAAGAAAGGCTATGTTCGCCTGCAAACAACACACGGTGATCTAAATATTGAGCTGCACTGTGATATAACTCCAAGAACATGCGAGAACTTCATCAGTTTATGTGAACGTGGGTATTACAATGGAGTAGCTTTCCACAGAAATATAAG GAACTTTATGATTCAAGGTGGAGATCCCACTGGGACTGGAAAAGGGGGTGAGTCGATATGGGGAAAGCCCTTCAAAGATGAACTAAACTCTAAATTGCTTCATTCTGGAAGGGGTGTTGTTAGCATGGCCAACTCTGGTCCTCACACAAATGGTTCACAGTTCTTCATCCTGTACAAATCTGCAAATCATTTGAACTTCAAACACACagtgtttggtggagttgtagGAGGTTTGACAACGCTTTCTGCCATGGAGAAGGTCCCTGTTGATGATGATGACCGACCTCTG GAAGAAATCAAGATAACTGAAGTAGAAATATATGTCAATCCTTATGCAGAATCTGATGAAGAGGATGAGAAGAAGAGTACTAATGAGAACAATgctgaagatgaagaaaat GATAAGGTTGGCTCATGGTACAGCAATCCAGGGACTGGAACTTCAGGGAGTCAAGGTTTGGGTGGTGGTGTAGGGAAGTACTTGAAAGCAAGGAATTCACAGGTTGAGTCTACTACTGCTGTTGACAGCAGTCAACCCGCGGTTTCTgtgacaaagaaaagaaaagtaggTGTCTCAACAggagaatataaaaatttttcttcgTG TAGCTGA
- the LOC113699189 gene encoding peptidyl-prolyl cis-trans isomerase CYP65 isoform X2, translated as MGKKQHSKDRLFLTKTEWATEWGGAKSKEIRTPFKRLPFYCCALTFTPFEDPVCTKDGNVFDIMNIVPYIRKFGKNPVTGAPLKPEDLIPLTFHKNAEGEYHCPVLNKVFTEFTHIVAVKTTGNVFCYEAIKELNLKTKNWKELLTDEPFTREDLITIQNPNALDSRALLDFDHVKNSLKVDDEALKRMESDPTYNINVTGDIKQMLKELGTEQAKEIALHGGGGIKAKNERAAALEAILAARSRIKDESNGNGESAKKAYSIVDAASASVHGRSANSAKSASDDKTAARIALHMAGERTPVNAKLVKSRFTTGAASRSFTSTAFDPVTQNEYEYIKVEKNPKKKGYVRLQTTHGDLNIELHCDITPRTCENFISLCERGYYNGVAFHRNIRNFMIQGGDPTGTGKGGESIWGKPFKDELNSKLLHSGRGVVSMANSGPHTNGSQFFILYKSANHLNFKHTVFGGVVGGLTTLSAMEKVPVDDDDRPLEEIKITEVEIYVNPYAESDEEDEKKSTNENNAEDEENDKVGSWYSNPGTGTSGSQGLGGGVGKYLKARNSQVESTTAVDSSQPAVSVTKKRKVGVSTGEYKNFSSW; from the exons ATGGGGAAGAAACAGCACAGCAAAGATCGGTTGTTCCTAACGAAGACGGAATGGGCAACGGAGTGGGGAGGtgcaaaatccaaagaaattcgcACGCCTTTCAAACGCCTCCCTTTCTATTGCTGCGC TCTTACGTTCACCCCATTCGAGGATCCGGTTTGCACCAAAGACGGCAACGTCTTCGACATCAT GAACATAGTTCCTTACATTAGGAAGTTTGGGAAGAATCCGGTTACCGGGGCTCCGCTCAAGCCAGAGGACTTAATTCCACTTACTTTCCATAAGAATGCTGAAG GCGAATATCATTGTCCAGTGCTGAATAAGGTTTTTACAGAGTTTACACACATAGTTGCAGTGAAGACTACTGGGAATGTGTTCTGTTATGAG GCTATTAAAGAACTAAACCTTAAAACCAAGAACTGGAAGGAGCTCCTTACAGATGAACCATTCACTAGGGAAGACCTAATAACTATACAA AATCCAAATGCACTCGACAGCAGGGCTCTCCTTGATTTTGATCACGTCAAAAATAGTTTGAAAGTTGACGATGAAG CATTAAAAAGGATGGAATCAGATCCCACATATAATATAAATGTTACTGGGGATATCAAGCAGATGCTAAAGGAACTTGGCACTGAACAAGCAAAGGAAATTGCTCTGCATGGTGGAGGTGGAATCAAGGCAAAAAATGAAAGAGCTGCTGCACTTGAGGCTATATTGGCTGCAAGGTCACGCATAAAGGATGAGTCCAATGGGAATGGTGAGTCAGCCAAGAAGGCTTATAGTATTGTGGATGCTGCTTCTGCCTCTGTTCATGGAAGAAGTGCAAATTCTGCAAAGTCTGCTTCAGATGATAAAACAGCTGCTAGAATAGCTTTGCACATGGCGGGTGAGAGGACGCCAGTGAATGCCAAGCTG GTAAAGAGTCGTTTTACCACTGGTGCTGCTTCGCGGTCCTTCACTTCTACTGCTTTTGATCCTGTTACCCAAAATGAGTATGAGTACATCAAAGTTGAGAAGAACCCAAAGAAGAAAGGCTATGTTCGCCTGCAAACAACACACGGTGATCTAAATATTGAGCTGCACTGTGATATAACTCCAAGAACATGCGAGAACTTCATCAGTTTATGTGAACGTGGGTATTACAATGGAGTAGCTTTCCACAGAAATATAAG GAACTTTATGATTCAAGGTGGAGATCCCACTGGGACTGGAAAAGGGGGTGAGTCGATATGGGGAAAGCCCTTCAAAGATGAACTAAACTCTAAATTGCTTCATTCTGGAAGGGGTGTTGTTAGCATGGCCAACTCTGGTCCTCACACAAATGGTTCACAGTTCTTCATCCTGTACAAATCTGCAAATCATTTGAACTTCAAACACACagtgtttggtggagttgtagGAGGTTTGACAACGCTTTCTGCCATGGAGAAGGTCCCTGTTGATGATGATGACCGACCTCTG GAAGAAATCAAGATAACTGAAGTAGAAATATATGTCAATCCTTATGCAGAATCTGATGAAGAGGATGAGAAGAAGAGTACTAATGAGAACAATgctgaagatgaagaaaat GATAAGGTTGGCTCATGGTACAGCAATCCAGGGACTGGAACTTCAGGGAGTCAAGGTTTGGGTGGTGGTGTAGGGAAGTACTTGAAAGCAAGGAATTCACAGGTTGAGTCTACTACTGCTGTTGACAGCAGTCAACCCGCGGTTTCTgtgacaaagaaaagaaaagtaggTGTCTCAACAggagaatataaaaatttttcttcgTGGTAA
- the LOC113698111 gene encoding protein SHORT-ROOT-like → MDTLFRLVSLQQPSDQSFNSSRTSSSSRSSRQNHHYNQHQQEEEEECFNFFMDDEDFSSSSSRPHYNPYQQHQQQQTSSTPTPTTTNTSSTPTHHPYESADFSFSPARDINQEFASSFSGKWASDILLETARAIADKNSSRVQQLMWMLNELSSPYGDTDQKLASYFLQALFSRMTDSGERCYRTLVSASENTCSFESTRKMVLKFQEVSPWTTFGHVACNGAILEAVEGEPKLHIIDISNTFCTQWPTLLEALATRSDETPHLRLTTVVVSKAGGAGGGAAGVQKVMKEIGSRMEKFARLMGVPFKFNVLHHAGDLSELNLSELDIKEDEALAINCVGALHSVSTLGNRRDFLISIFRSLQPRIIAVVEEEADLDVGFDGYDFVKGFQECLRWFRVYFESLDDSFPKTSNERLMLERQAGRAIVDLVACPAAESIERRETATRWSHRLHASGFGPVSFSDEVCDDVRALLRRYKDGWSMAQCNESAGIFLSWKDQPVVWASAWRA, encoded by the coding sequence ATGGATACTTTGTTTAGACTTGTCAGCCTCCAACAACCATCTGATCAGTCCTTCAACTCCAGCAGAACTTCAAGCAGCTCTAGATCCTCTAGACAAAACCACCATTACAACCAACatcaacaagaagaagaagaagaatgctTCAACTTTTTCATGGATGATGAAGActtctcctcttcttcttccagGCCGCACTACAATCCTTACCAACAGCATCAGCAGCAGCAAACTTCAAGCACCCCAACCCCTACCACCACTAACACAAGCAGCACCCCCACCCACCATCCCTATGAATCAGctgatttttctttctccccTGCCCGGGACATAAACCAAGAATTTGCTTCTTCGTTTTCTGGCAAGTGGGCTTCCGATATTCTCCTCGAAACAGCCCGAGCCATTGCGGATAAGAACAGTTCTCGCGTGCAGCAGCTCATGTGGATGCTCAATGAGCTCAGCTCACCCTACGGCGACACTGATCAGAAGCTCGCCTCTTATTTCCTCCAGGCCTTATTCAGCCGCATGACGGACTCCGGAGAGCGATGCTACCGTACCTTAGTATCTGCGTCAGAAAATACTTGCTCTTTCGAGTCAACTAGAAAAATGGTTCTGAAATTTCAAGAGGTTAGTCCGTGGACAACTTTCGGACACGTTGCTTGTAATGGGGCGATCCTGGAGGCTGTCGAAGGAGAGCCTAAGTTGCACATAATTGATATTAGCAACACGTTTTGCACGCAATGGCCTACTCTGCTAGAAGCCCTAGCAACACGAAGCGACGAAACCCCGCATCTCCGCCTCACGACGGTGGTGGTCAGCAAAGCTGGCGGGGCCGGAGGAGGAGCCGCGGGGGTGCAAAAGGTCATGAAAGAGATAGGAAGTAGAATGGAGAAGTTTGCTAGACTTATGGGCGTGCCCTTCAAATTTAACGTGTTACATCATGCAGGCGATTTATCCGAACTAAATTTATCTGAATTGGATATTAAGGAAGATGAGGCACTGGCCATCAACTGCGTAGGAGCATTACACTCGGTTTCAACGCTCGGTAATCGTAGGGACTTTCTCATTTCCATTTTTAGAAGTTTGCAGCCTAGGATCATAGCTGTTGTGGAAGAAGAAGCTGATCTTGATGTAGGATTTGATGGTTACGATTTTGTCAAAGGTTTTCAAGAATGTTTGAGATGGTTTAGGGTTTACTTCGAATCATTGGACGACAGTTTCCCGAAAACGAGTAACGAACGTTTGATGTTGGAGCGCCAAGCTGGACGCGCCATAGTTGACCTCGTGGCGTGCCCCGCTGCCGAGTCGATAGAGCGGCGAGAGACCGCCACGCGCTGGTCACATCGCTTACATGCATCCGGCTTTGGACCCGTTTCGTTTAGTGACGAGGTGTGCGATGATGTACGCGCCCTTTTGAGGAGGTACAAGGACGGTTGGTCAATGGCACAGTGCAATGAGTCGGCCGGAATTTTCTTGTCCTGGAAAGATCAGCCGGTGGTTTGGGCTAGTGCATGGAGGGCCTGA
- the LOC113699371 gene encoding uncharacterized protein isoform X1, translating into MRMRNKYRKPTTLRCNAGSRCSLLAWSLVGFFLILQLYTFIHDTDVHNEENQMRISHRLQLHELEEVEEENIQIPTPRGRRSPRAAKRRPRKVHTSLIDEFLDESSQLRRIFFPDETMAIDPVKDTGNESSYYFPGRIWLDTDGNPIQAHGGGILYDEKTETYYWYGEFKDGPTYHAHKKGAARVDVIGVGCYSSKDLWTWKNEGIVLAAEEKNETHDLHKLNVLERPKVIYNDKTGQYVMWMHIDDTNYTKASVGVAIGNSPTGPFNYLYSKRPHGFDSRDMTIFKDDDGVAYLVYSSEDNSELHIGPLNEDYLDVTNIMRRILVGQHREAPALFKHQGTYYMITSGCTGWAPNEALAHATESIMGQWETIGNPCIGGNKIFRLTTFFSQGTYVLPLPGFPGSFIFVADRWNPADLRDSRYVWLPLTVGGPVDEPLEYSFGFPMWSRISIYWHKKWRLPHRWKGKQ; encoded by the exons ATGAGGATGAGGAACAAATACCGGAAACCAACCACTTTACGTTGCAATGCAGGGAGCAGATGCTCATTGTTGGCATGGAGCTTGGTGGGATTTTTTCTTATACTTCAACTGTACACTTTTATCCATGATACAGATGTGCATAATGAAGAAAATCAAATGCGCATAAGCCACCGCCTGCAATTGCATGAGCTTGAAGAGGTTGAGGAGGAGAATATACAAATTCCCACACCAAGGGGAAGACGATCTCCTCGTGCTGCTAAAAGGAGGCCTAGGAAAGTCCATACTAGCTTGATTGATGAATTCCTTGACGAGTCTTCCCAGCTCAGGCGCATTTTCTTTCCTGATGAGACTATGGCTATAGATCCCGTAAAGGATACTGGGAATGAAAGTTCCTACTATTTCCCTGGTAGAATTTGGTTGGATACTGATGGAAATCCAATTCAAGCCCATGGAGGTGGTATTCTATACGATGAAAAGACAGAAACATACTATTGGTATGGAGAGTTTAAAGATGGTCCCACCTATCATGCTCACAAAAAGGGTGCAGCCCGG GTTGATGTTATTGGCGTTGGTTGCTATTCATCAAAAGATTTGTGGACATGGAAAAATGAAGGTATCGTACTAGCAgctgaagaaaagaatgaaactCATGATCTGCACAAGTTAAATGTTCTGGAGAGGCCAAAAGTCATTTACAATGATAAGACGGGTCAATACGTAATGTGGATGCATATTGATGATACAAACTACACAAAAGCTTCAGTAGGTGTGGCCATTGGCAACTCTCCTACCGGCCCTTTCAATTATCTTTACAGCAAAAGACCTCATGGGTTTGATAGCAGGGACATGACTATCTTCAAAGATGATGATGGGGTGGCATACCTCGTATACTCTTCAGAGGACAACAGTGAGCTTCATATCGGACCTCTCAATGAAGACTATCTGGACGTGACAAATATCATGAGAAGGATTCTTGTTGGACAACACCGGGAAGCCCCAGCTCTATTCAAGCACCAGGGCACATATTACATGATTACATCAGGATGCACTGGTTGGGCTCCAAATGAGGCCCTAGCCCATGCTACTGAATCAATAATGGGACAATGGGAGACCATCGGAAACCCATGCATTGGTGGTAACAAAATTTTTCGACTGACAACATTTTTTTCTCAGGGCACTTATGTGCTTCCTTTGCCTGGATTTCCCGGCTCGTTCATTTTCGTGGCTGATCGATGGAATCCAGCTGATTTGAGGGACTCAAGGTATGTATGGTTGCCACTGACTGTTGGAGGACCTGTAGATGAGCCTCTGGAGTACAGTTTCGGGTTCCCTATGTGGTCCAGAATTTCCATATATTGGCATAAGAAATGGAGGCTTCCTCACCGATGGAAGGGAAAGCAGTGA
- the LOC113699371 gene encoding uncharacterized protein isoform X2, whose product MSRIFAPYPPGLSSSSGSRCSLLAWSLVGFFLILQLYTFIHDTDVHNEENQMRISHRLQLHELEEVEEENIQIPTPRGRRSPRAAKRRPRKVHTSLIDEFLDESSQLRRIFFPDETMAIDPVKDTGNESSYYFPGRIWLDTDGNPIQAHGGGILYDEKTETYYWYGEFKDGPTYHAHKKGAARVDVIGVGCYSSKDLWTWKNEGIVLAAEEKNETHDLHKLNVLERPKVIYNDKTGQYVMWMHIDDTNYTKASVGVAIGNSPTGPFNYLYSKRPHGFDSRDMTIFKDDDGVAYLVYSSEDNSELHIGPLNEDYLDVTNIMRRILVGQHREAPALFKHQGTYYMITSGCTGWAPNEALAHATESIMGQWETIGNPCIGGNKIFRLTTFFSQGTYVLPLPGFPGSFIFVADRWNPADLRDSRYVWLPLTVGGPVDEPLEYSFGFPMWSRISIYWHKKWRLPHRWKGKQ is encoded by the exons ATGTCCAGAATCTTTGCTCCATATCCACCTGGTTTGTCTTCTTCTTCAG GGAGCAGATGCTCATTGTTGGCATGGAGCTTGGTGGGATTTTTTCTTATACTTCAACTGTACACTTTTATCCATGATACAGATGTGCATAATGAAGAAAATCAAATGCGCATAAGCCACCGCCTGCAATTGCATGAGCTTGAAGAGGTTGAGGAGGAGAATATACAAATTCCCACACCAAGGGGAAGACGATCTCCTCGTGCTGCTAAAAGGAGGCCTAGGAAAGTCCATACTAGCTTGATTGATGAATTCCTTGACGAGTCTTCCCAGCTCAGGCGCATTTTCTTTCCTGATGAGACTATGGCTATAGATCCCGTAAAGGATACTGGGAATGAAAGTTCCTACTATTTCCCTGGTAGAATTTGGTTGGATACTGATGGAAATCCAATTCAAGCCCATGGAGGTGGTATTCTATACGATGAAAAGACAGAAACATACTATTGGTATGGAGAGTTTAAAGATGGTCCCACCTATCATGCTCACAAAAAGGGTGCAGCCCGG GTTGATGTTATTGGCGTTGGTTGCTATTCATCAAAAGATTTGTGGACATGGAAAAATGAAGGTATCGTACTAGCAgctgaagaaaagaatgaaactCATGATCTGCACAAGTTAAATGTTCTGGAGAGGCCAAAAGTCATTTACAATGATAAGACGGGTCAATACGTAATGTGGATGCATATTGATGATACAAACTACACAAAAGCTTCAGTAGGTGTGGCCATTGGCAACTCTCCTACCGGCCCTTTCAATTATCTTTACAGCAAAAGACCTCATGGGTTTGATAGCAGGGACATGACTATCTTCAAAGATGATGATGGGGTGGCATACCTCGTATACTCTTCAGAGGACAACAGTGAGCTTCATATCGGACCTCTCAATGAAGACTATCTGGACGTGACAAATATCATGAGAAGGATTCTTGTTGGACAACACCGGGAAGCCCCAGCTCTATTCAAGCACCAGGGCACATATTACATGATTACATCAGGATGCACTGGTTGGGCTCCAAATGAGGCCCTAGCCCATGCTACTGAATCAATAATGGGACAATGGGAGACCATCGGAAACCCATGCATTGGTGGTAACAAAATTTTTCGACTGACAACATTTTTTTCTCAGGGCACTTATGTGCTTCCTTTGCCTGGATTTCCCGGCTCGTTCATTTTCGTGGCTGATCGATGGAATCCAGCTGATTTGAGGGACTCAAGGTATGTATGGTTGCCACTGACTGTTGGAGGACCTGTAGATGAGCCTCTGGAGTACAGTTTCGGGTTCCCTATGTGGTCCAGAATTTCCATATATTGGCATAAGAAATGGAGGCTTCCTCACCGATGGAAGGGAAAGCAGTGA